A single region of the Pseudomonas sp. GGS8 genome encodes:
- a CDS encoding YnfA family protein yields the protein MLNYLWFFLAALFEIAGCFAFWMWLRQGKSVWWVIPALLSLTLFALLLTRVEASYAGRAYAAYGGIYIIASIGWLAVVERIRPLGSDWLGVALCVLGASVILFGPRLAAS from the coding sequence ATGCTCAATTACCTGTGGTTTTTCCTCGCCGCGCTGTTCGAAATCGCCGGCTGTTTCGCTTTCTGGATGTGGCTGCGCCAGGGTAAAAGCGTGTGGTGGGTCATCCCGGCCTTACTCAGCCTGACCTTGTTTGCGCTACTGCTGACCCGGGTCGAAGCGAGCTATGCCGGCCGCGCCTATGCCGCCTACGGTGGCATTTACATCATCGCCTCGATTGGCTGGCTGGCGGTGGTCGAGCGGATTCGTCCACTGGGCTCGGACTGGCTCGGCGTGGCACTGTGTGTGCTTGGGGCGAGTGTCATTCTGTTTGGTCCGCGCCTTGCCGCTTCCTGA
- a CDS encoding YheU family protein codes for MLIPHDQLEVDTLTRLIEDFVTRDGTDNGDDTPLETRVLRVRQALTKGQALIVFDPESEQCQLMLKHDVPKHLFD; via the coding sequence ATGCTGATCCCCCACGACCAACTTGAAGTCGACACCCTGACCCGCCTGATCGAGGATTTCGTGACCCGTGACGGCACGGACAACGGCGATGACACGCCGCTGGAAACCCGAGTGTTGCGTGTCCGTCAGGCATTGACCAAGGGCCAGGCGCTGATCGTCTTCGATCCGGAAAGCGAGCAATGCCAGTTGATGCTCAAACACGATGTGCCCAAGCACCTGTTCGACTGA
- the csrA gene encoding carbon storage regulator CsrA: MLVLSRVVGEMISIGDNISVRVLAVNGSSVRFGVEAPQQVNVHRAEVYERIQIKQAKAKVR, from the coding sequence ATGCTTGTACTCAGTCGCGTTGTGGGCGAGATGATATCCATAGGTGACAACATTTCCGTGCGGGTGCTCGCCGTCAATGGAAGCAGCGTGCGCTTCGGTGTCGAAGCGCCACAGCAGGTCAACGTACACCGCGCCGAAGTCTACGAGCGCATTCAGATCAAACAGGCGAAAGCCAAAGTTCGTTGA
- a CDS encoding osmoprotectant NAGGN system M42 family peptidase, with product MTSKIPEPDLNYLQKVLLEMLAIPSPTGFTDTIVRYVAERLEELGIPFEMTRRGTIRATLKGKKNSPDRAVSAHLDTIGAAVRAIKDNGRLTLAPVGCWSSRFAEGSRVSLFTDNGVIRGSVLPLMASGHAFNTAVDEMPISWDHIELRLDAYCATRADCDSLGISVGDFVAFDPLPEFTESGHISARHLDDKAGVAALLAALKAIVDSGEELMIDCHPLFTITEETGSGAAAALPWDVSEFVGIDIAPVAPGQHSSEHAVSVAMQDSGGPYDYHLSRHLLRLAADNELPARRDLFRYYFSDAHSAVTAGHDIRTALLAFGCDATHGYERTHIDSLAALSRLLGAYILSPPVFASDAQPATGSLERFSHQIEHETQMESDTRVPSVDSLLGQRTES from the coding sequence GCGGTACGTCGCCGAGCGCCTTGAAGAGCTGGGCATTCCCTTTGAAATGACCCGTCGCGGCACCATCCGCGCCACCCTCAAGGGCAAGAAGAACAGCCCGGACAGAGCGGTTTCCGCCCATCTCGATACCATTGGCGCGGCGGTTCGCGCGATCAAGGACAATGGGCGCCTGACCCTGGCGCCGGTCGGCTGCTGGTCCAGCCGTTTTGCCGAGGGCAGCCGCGTCAGTCTGTTCACCGACAACGGCGTGATCCGCGGCAGCGTGTTGCCGCTGATGGCTTCCGGGCACGCGTTCAACACCGCCGTGGATGAAATGCCGATCAGTTGGGATCACATCGAATTGCGCCTGGACGCCTATTGCGCCACTCGCGCCGATTGCGACTCGCTGGGGATCAGCGTCGGCGATTTCGTTGCCTTCGACCCGTTGCCGGAGTTCACCGAAAGCGGCCACATCAGCGCCCGTCACCTCGATGACAAGGCCGGCGTTGCCGCGCTGCTGGCGGCACTGAAAGCGATTGTCGACAGCGGCGAAGAGTTGATGATCGACTGCCATCCGCTGTTCACCATCACCGAGGAAACCGGCAGCGGTGCGGCCGCTGCCCTGCCCTGGGATGTCAGCGAATTCGTCGGCATCGACATCGCGCCGGTCGCGCCCGGCCAGCATTCCAGCGAACACGCGGTGAGTGTGGCGATGCAGGATTCCGGCGGGCCTTATGACTATCATCTGTCGCGGCACCTGCTACGCTTGGCCGCTGACAACGAACTGCCGGCGCGTCGGGACCTGTTTCGTTATTACTTCAGCGATGCTCACTCGGCCGTCACCGCCGGCCACGACATTCGTACCGCGCTGCTGGCCTTCGGTTGCGACGCCACCCACGGCTACGAACGCACCCACATCGACAGCCTCGCCGCTCTCAGCCGTTTGCTCGGCGCCTACATTCTCAGCCCGCCGGTATTCGCCAGCGATGCACAACCAGCCACGGGATCGCTGGAGCGGTTCAGTCACCAGATCGAGCACGAGACGCAGATGGAAAGCGATACCCGGGTGCCATCGGTGGATAGCCTGCTGGGACAGCGCACAGAAAGCTGA